One stretch of Methermicoccus shengliensis DSM 18856 DNA includes these proteins:
- a CDS encoding radical SAM/SPASM domain-containing protein → MRNTPLVRLPGLEVFFDEGRLVASGALSPLAAPILSRMNERLCTEKPAALLEDGSLVMSTWLPPIPSLAFRRLVRAEVKRQLGMHTPSTLSIEITRRCRCRCEHCEMSEGEGEMGTEDIIDVLEQALAMGTCIITLTEGDPLLREDVLDIIAAVDERAVVNMFTPGTEMTEKRAHELREAGLHTLLVSLYSTHPAAHDAVRHLDGAFDAALRAIRHGLNAGLLVALCTHVSHASMHELVPLYELARRLGVHEFSVWESTRNPPTQQDRDDIIAMYHRVNTSQEGPRMFASTVFEGVDFGCLAGRRWIHVGVDGEVRPCPYIPVSFGNVCEEPLRRIWRRMRGCSWHDGKKRCLMHEPAFLQWLQGLSMEDVPRRTR, encoded by the coding sequence ATGAGGAACACCCCGCTGGTCAGGTTGCCAGGACTGGAAGTGTTTTTTGATGAGGGCAGGCTGGTTGCCAGCGGAGCGCTCTCGCCCCTCGCGGCTCCCATCCTCTCCCGCATGAACGAGCGGCTGTGCACTGAAAAGCCCGCTGCCCTCCTCGAGGACGGCTCGCTCGTGATGTCCACGTGGCTACCTCCCATTCCCTCACTGGCATTCAGGCGGCTCGTGAGGGCAGAGGTGAAAAGACAGCTTGGGATGCACACACCCTCCACCCTTTCCATCGAGATAACGAGAAGATGCAGGTGCAGATGTGAGCACTGCGAGATGAGCGAGGGGGAGGGAGAGATGGGCACCGAAGACATCATCGACGTGCTCGAGCAGGCGCTTGCCATGGGCACGTGCATAATAACGCTCACTGAGGGTGACCCCCTCCTGAGGGAGGATGTGCTGGACATCATCGCAGCAGTGGACGAGAGGGCAGTGGTGAACATGTTCACCCCCGGCACCGAGATGACTGAAAAGAGGGCACATGAGCTCAGGGAGGCAGGCTTGCACACACTGCTCGTGAGCCTGTACAGCACACACCCCGCTGCCCACGATGCGGTGCGCCATCTCGATGGTGCGTTCGATGCCGCACTGCGCGCCATACGTCATGGGCTAAATGCTGGGCTGCTCGTTGCCCTGTGCACCCACGTGAGCCATGCCAGCATGCACGAGCTTGTGCCCCTGTATGAGCTGGCACGGCGGCTGGGGGTGCACGAGTTTTCGGTGTGGGAGTCCACACGCAATCCACCCACACAGCAGGACAGGGATGATATCATCGCGATGTACCACAGGGTGAACACCTCACAGGAGGGACCGAGGATGTTCGCATCCACAGTGTTCGAGGGCGTGGACTTTGGATGCCTTGCTGGCAGGAGGTGGATTCACGTTGGAGTGGATGGAGAGGTGAGGCCATGCCCGTACATTCCAGTGTCGTTTGGAAATGTGTGTGAGGAGCCCCTGAGGAGGATATGGAGGCGGATGAGGGGTTGCTCGTGGCACGATGGCAAAAAGAGATGCCTCATGCACGAGCCCGCATTTCTCCAGTGGCTCCAGGGGCTCTCCATGGAGGATGTGCCAAGGCGCACGCGATAG
- the tes gene encoding tetraether lipid synthase Tes — translation MENIGLAGSTDESSRRVLKTTKSVCPVCTALIDADVVAEDGQVFMEKRCPEHGFFRDLYWSDLAMYLKFARFGYDGTGVDNPQRRTQRGCPFDCGLCEKHKTTTVLANIDLTNRCNMHCPICFANAHVSGRVYEPTFEQVRQMLLMLRAQKPVPCPAVQFAGGEPTVRGDFVDIVRMASEMGFAQVQVATNGLEMARSVEYCRRLREAGLKTVYLQFDGITPEPYYTSRGGNYLPHKLRAIENCREAGLKSIVLVPTLVRGVNDGQMGDIVRFALDNSDVIKCVNVQPISFAGRVEAEELKSMRITIPDLFVLLEEQTDGQITRDDFYPVPFVVPISKFVENLKGEHYVEFTVHPHCGAGTYLFEDEGKIVPITRFFDVEGMLEYIKEEAEEVKGRWGRWKFSAGLLRKLPQYVDRSKMPEGVDVLRLLYDVLVKGDISSTASFHRKTVFLGVMHFQDCYNFDVDRVCRCGIHYALPDGRIVPFCTYNTLYREEFESTHSRPLE, via the coding sequence GTGGAGAACATAGGGCTTGCGGGAAGTACCGACGAAAGTTCGAGGCGGGTGCTGAAGACCACGAAGTCAGTGTGCCCGGTGTGTACCGCTCTGATAGATGCCGACGTGGTGGCAGAGGACGGGCAGGTGTTCATGGAGAAGCGCTGCCCAGAGCACGGGTTTTTCAGGGATTTGTACTGGTCAGACCTCGCAATGTACCTCAAGTTTGCCAGGTTTGGATATGATGGCACTGGCGTGGACAATCCCCAGCGGCGCACCCAGCGGGGCTGCCCCTTTGACTGTGGCCTGTGTGAGAAGCACAAGACCACCACCGTCCTTGCCAACATCGACCTCACCAACAGGTGCAACATGCACTGCCCCATATGCTTTGCCAATGCGCACGTGTCTGGTAGAGTGTACGAGCCCACGTTCGAGCAAGTAAGGCAGATGCTCCTCATGCTGAGAGCACAAAAGCCCGTGCCCTGCCCTGCGGTGCAGTTCGCTGGTGGTGAGCCCACGGTGAGGGGGGACTTCGTGGACATCGTGAGGATGGCGAGCGAGATGGGGTTTGCGCAGGTACAGGTGGCGACCAACGGCCTCGAGATGGCGCGCAGTGTGGAGTACTGCCGGCGCTTGAGGGAGGCTGGACTCAAGACGGTGTACCTCCAGTTCGACGGCATCACCCCAGAGCCCTACTACACCTCGAGAGGTGGAAACTACCTTCCCCACAAGCTCCGGGCGATAGAGAACTGCAGGGAGGCCGGGCTGAAGAGCATCGTGCTGGTGCCCACGCTGGTGAGGGGTGTGAATGACGGGCAGATGGGAGATATCGTGCGGTTTGCCCTCGATAACTCTGACGTGATAAAGTGTGTGAACGTGCAGCCCATCTCATTTGCGGGAAGGGTGGAGGCAGAGGAACTAAAGAGCATGAGAATCACCATCCCTGACCTATTCGTGCTGCTCGAGGAGCAGACCGACGGTCAGATAACGAGGGACGACTTCTATCCAGTGCCCTTCGTGGTGCCCATCTCGAAGTTTGTTGAGAATCTGAAGGGAGAGCACTACGTGGAGTTCACAGTGCATCCCCACTGCGGTGCGGGCACGTACCTGTTTGAGGACGAGGGAAAGATTGTGCCCATCACCAGATTCTTTGATGTGGAGGGCATGCTGGAGTACATAAAGGAGGAAGCCGAGGAGGTGAAGGGCAGGTGGGGGAGGTGGAAGTTCTCGGCGGGGCTGTTGCGCAAGCTTCCCCAGTATGTGGACCGCTCCAAGATGCCTGAGGGGGTGGACGTGCTCAGGCTGCTCTATGATGTGCTCGTAAAGGGAGACATCTCGTCCACTGCCTCATTCCACAGAAAGACTGTGTTCCTCGGCGTAATGCACTTTCAGGACTGCTACAACTTCG